In one Eulemur rufifrons isolate Redbay chromosome 14, OSU_ERuf_1, whole genome shotgun sequence genomic region, the following are encoded:
- the IL27 gene encoding interleukin-27 subunit alpha has translation MGQTAGDLGWRLSLLLLSLLLVQAGVWGFPRPPLSLQELRREFTVSLQLARKLLSEVRGQAHRFAQSHLPGVSLDLLPLGEQLPNVSLTFHAWRRLSGPERLCFLSTTLRPFHALLGALGSQGEWTSSERMRLWAMRLDLRDLQWHLRFQVLAAGFNLPEEEEEKEEGKGLLPGAPGSALKVPAQASWPRLLYTYQLLHSLELVLSRAVRDLLLLSKAGNPAKALGFPTPGPQP, from the exons ATGGGCCAGACGGCAGGCGACCTTGGCTGGC GGCTCAGCCTGTTGCTACTGTCCTTGCTCCTGGTTCAAGCTGGTGTCTGGGGATTCCCAAGGCCCCCTCTGAGCCTGCAGGAGCTGCGAAGGGAGTTCACGGTCAGCTTGCAGCTCGCCAGGAAGCTGCTCTCCGAGGTTCGGGGCCAGGCCCACCGCTTT GCTCAATCTCACCTGCCGGGAGTGAGCCTGGACCTTCTACCCCTGGGAGAGCAGCTCCCCAACGTCTCTCTGACCTTCCACGCCTGGCGCCGCCTCTCT GGACCAGAACGACTCTGCTTCCTCTCCACGACGCTTCGGCCCTTCCATGCCCTGCTGGGGGCGCTGGGGAGCCAGGGAGAATGGACCAGCTCTGAGAGGATGCGGCTGTGGGCCATGCGGCTGGACCTCCGGGACCTGCAGTGGCATCTCCGCTTCCAG GTGCTGGCTGCAGGATTCAACCTCcccgaggaggaagaggagaaggaggaggggaaggggcttcTCCCAGGAGCTCCTGGCAGCGCCCTGAAGGTGCCGGCCCAGGCGTCCTGGCCCCGGCTGCTGTACACCTACCAGCTGCTTCACTCCCTGGAGCTTGTCTTATCTCGGGCCGTGCGGGACTTGCTGCTGCTGTCCAAGGCCGGAAACCCAGCCAAGGCCTTGGGGTTCCCGACACCTGGCCCCCAGCCCTGA